A window of Staphylococcus lloydii genomic DNA:
AAATATCGTAACTAGCCGTACACCAGATGATTTAGATGACTTCAATAAAGCAATTGTTAATCAACTTAAATAAGTCTAGAAATATCAAAAGTTGATATTTTATAAATAAGAAAGCAACCGAAATTAGCAAATTTCGGTTGCTTTTTTCTATGATGAAATACTAATATATCCCAAGTATTGTGCATAAATACAAGGAGAGATAAGTGAAAAAATTTAAGTACATGTGTATTATATTTTTAGTCATTATAACTTTATAAAAATGTTCTTTAAGTTTTTCTACATTTATAGTCAGGTATATTTATACACCCTTGGACTGATTTTTTAAAATTAGTATAGCTAAAGATGTAAAGTATTGGTAAACTCACTTATAATAGAGTGAGATGAATAAAGGAGACCGCGCATGAAAAGAAGCGAACGGAATAAAAATAGTATGAAGCGTTCAAGACAACCAGTTTCTAATACGCCATACCATAACACTTATTATGAACCCGTAAATAAAAAGAAGAAAAAGAAAAAAAGTAATAGTTTGTTTTTAACATTAACATTCACAATATTAATCATCATAGGTATTTTTATTGGCGTTATGTATGCATTATCGTTAAATTCCAATGTGGATGATCTAAAGTCTATTAAAGATAAAGATAGTTACGTTTCAGTAACAGATATGCCCAATTATACAAGAGGGGCATTTATAGCATTAGAAGATGAAAGGTTTTATAAGCATAAAGGATTTGATTTAAAAGGTACTTCAAGAGCTTTATTTTCAACGTTAAGTGATCGAAGCATTCAAGGTGGTAGTACAATTACGCAACAAGTCGTTAAAAACTATTATTTTGATAATGAGAGAAGTATAACAAGAAAGTTTAAAGAATTATTTATCGCACATCGTGTAGAACAAACTTATGATAAAGACCAAATATTAAGTTTCTACGTCAATAATATTTTTTATGGTAATAATGAATACACAGTAGAAAGTGCTGCAAATCATTATTTTGGTACAACGACAAATACTAATAACCAAAACCTACCAAGGATAACAGTGCTACAAAGTGCTATGTTAGCAAGTAAAATAAATGCGCCAAGCGTTTATGATATAAATGATATGTCAGATAATTTTAAAAATAGAGTGAAAGTTACTTTAGAAAAAATGAAACAACAGGATTATATTTCAAATAATCAATATCAAGAAGCGTTACAACAACTTGGTGTTTAATAAAAAATAGATTTGATAAGTGTTACTGAAGAGAGGCTTTTCCTACTTTTTAGTAACACTTTTTTATTTTGCAATTAGCCGTATCTTTTTAATGTTTATAGCCATCAAAGTACTTATGTTAATAAATCTTTTATAGTACAATTATTCTAAATCACTACAATTTAAGGTATGCTAATATAGTGGAGTGAAATCAATGCCAAAGATAACTAAAATAGAAGTTCAGAAAAAAAATAAAGAACGATTTAATTTATACTTAGACGAACAATTTGAAATGGGCATAGATATTGATACTTTTGTTCATTTTAATTTGAAAAAAGATCAAGTTTTAGAACCGTCTGATATGGAGCAAATTCAGAAATACGAGCAATATCGACAAGCATTAAATAAAACGATTCAATATATTTCATATCGCAAACGCACTGAACAAGAAATCGTTAAATATTTACAAGATAATGAATTTACCGAAGCGGTCATCGCCGATGTGATTGATTATTGTTACAAAGAGAAATTGATTGATCATGTTGATTATGCAGAAAGTCTTAAAAATACGATGATACAGACTACAGACAAAGGCCCCGAAGTTTACAAACAAAAACTATACCAATTA
This region includes:
- the sgtB gene encoding monofunctional peptidoglycan glycosyltransferase SgtB gives rise to the protein MKRSERNKNSMKRSRQPVSNTPYHNTYYEPVNKKKKKKKSNSLFLTLTFTILIIIGIFIGVMYALSLNSNVDDLKSIKDKDSYVSVTDMPNYTRGAFIALEDERFYKHKGFDLKGTSRALFSTLSDRSIQGGSTITQQVVKNYYFDNERSITRKFKELFIAHRVEQTYDKDQILSFYVNNIFYGNNEYTVESAANHYFGTTTNTNNQNLPRITVLQSAMLASKINAPSVYDINDMSDNFKNRVKVTLEKMKQQDYISNNQYQEALQQLGV
- the recX gene encoding recombination regulator RecX; its protein translation is MPKITKIEVQKKNKERFNLYLDEQFEMGIDIDTFVHFNLKKDQVLEPSDMEQIQKYEQYRQALNKTIQYISYRKRTEQEIVKYLQDNEFTEAVIADVIDYCYKEKLIDHVDYAESLKNTMIQTTDKGPEVYKQKLYQLGIEQDIIERYTEKFKQQQSIEQITKTAEKILRQKKGPIIKQQDKLKQSLLQKGYTFDVINEVMKSMDFSQSDDELDQLLQADLEKVYNKNRRKYEGRTVVMKTIEALMRKGHNYDKIKDKLEESGISDGTEEIE